The proteins below come from a single Oryzias latipes chromosome 14, ASM223467v1 genomic window:
- the LOC101154797 gene encoding high affinity cationic amino acid transporter 1 isoform X1 produces MALQALIHFGKQLLRVKVVNGNSEDSRLSRCLDTFDLVALGVGSTLGAGVYVLAGAVARDNSGPAIVLSFLIAASASVLAGLCYAEFGARVPKTGSAYLYSYVTVGELWAFITGWNLILSYIIGTSSVARAWSATFDELIGKHIEQFCRTYMSMSAPGVLAEYPDMFAVFIIFTLTGLLAFGVKESAMVNKVFTCINVLVLLFMVVSGLVKGTIKNWQINPEEILNGTFTSNSSQNQTEVLPTKEILGAGGFMPFGFTGVLSGAATCFYAFVGFDCIATTGEEVKNPQRAIPIGIVSSLLICFVAYFGVSAALTLMMPYYLLDSNSPLPVAFKYVGWGGAKYAVAVGSLCALSTSLLGAMFPMPRVIWAMADDGLLFKFMAEISPRTKTPLIATFASGTGAAIMAFLFDLKDLVDLMSIGTLLAYTLVAACVLVLRYQPEHPSHMYETVSDDLSDGISVPSMGMLPGVEERFSFHNLLFPDHPDPSTLSGFTVNICTSALGLLILAFSILAVQAGIAVWNMVALSVIFMVCVLLVFIVCRQPESRTPLSFKVPLVPFIPVISMFVNVYLMMQLDRGTWVRFSVWMAIGLVIYFCYGIRHSTEGSASHSPLATEMNGLKLEHELETMATEKEAFLHDGIDVREENGRDL; encoded by the exons ATGGCTTTGCAGGCTCTCATACACTTTGGTAAACAGCTGCTAAGGGTAAAGGTGGTCAACGGAAACTCGGAAGACTCTCGTCTGTCCAGATGTCTCGACACCTTCGACCTGGTTGCCCTCGGCGTCGGTAGCACGCTTGGCGCTGGAGTTTACGTGCTCGCCGGTGCAGTTGCACGAGACAATTCAG GCCCGGCTATCGTGTTGTCCTTCCTGATAGCAGCTTCGGCCTCTGTGTTGGCGGGTCTTTGCTATGCCGAATTTGGAGCACGTGTTCCTAAAACGGGTTCCGCTTACCTTTACTCCTATGTGACCGTGGGAGAACTTTGGGCCTTCATCACTGGATGGAACCTCATCCTCTCTTACATCATCG GAACATCCAGCGTGGCACGGGCGTGGAGCGCAACATTTGATGAGTTGATAGGGAAGCACATCGAGCAGTTTTGCAGGACATACATGTCCATGAGTGCGCCGGGAGTTCTGGCTGAGTACCCTGacatgtttgctgttttcatcATATTCACTCTGACAG GTCTCCTGGCGTTCGGAGTGAAAGAATCAGCGATGGTCAACAAGGTCTTCACATGTATCAACGTTCTAGTCCTGTTGTTCATGGTGGTCTCTGGCCTGGTCAAGGGCACTATCAAGAACTGGCAGATCAACCCTGAAGAGATCCTCAATGGCACCTTTACAAGCAACTCAAGTCAGAA TCAGACTGAGGTTCTTCCAACCAAGGAGATCTTAGGAGCAGGTGGCTTCATGCCGTTTGGTTTCACAGGCGTCCTCTCAGGAGCTGCTACCTGTTTCTATGCCTTTGTAGGGTTTGATTGCATTGCTACAACAG GTGAGGAGGTGAAGAACCCGCAGAGAGCCATCCCTATCGGAATCGTGTCCTCGCTGCTCATCTGCTTTGTGGCCTACTTTGGCGTCTCTGCCGCCCTCACCCTCATGATGCCGTACTACCTCCTGGACAGCAACAGCCCTCTGCCTGTTGCATTTAAATACGTGGGCTGGGGAGGAGCCAAGTATGCTGTGGCTGTGGGCTCGCTGTGTGCTCTGTCTACCAG CCTGCTGGGTGCTATGTTCCCTATGCCTCGCGTGATCTGGGCTATGGCTGACGATGGGCTGCTTTTCAAGTTCATGGCCGAGATCAGCCCCCGCACCAAAACCCCACTAATTGCAACCTTTGCCTCTGGCACAGGGGCAG CTATCATGGCATTTCTGTTTGACCTAAAAGACCTTGTGGACCTAATGTCTATTGGAACTCTGCTGGCCTACACATTAGTTGCTGCCTGTGTGCTGGTTTTGAG GTACCAGCCTGAACACCCCAGTCACATGTATGAAACTGTCAGTGATGACTTGAGCGATGGCATCAGCGTCCCCAGCATGGGCATGCTGCCCGGTGTGGAGGAGAGGTTCAGTTTCCATAATCTGCTCTTTCCAGACCACCCCGACCCTTCGACGCTGTCCGGCTTCACCGTCAACATTTGTACCTCTGCTTTAG GGTTGTTGATCCTAGCCTTCAGCATACTGGCGGTTCAGGCAGGCATTGCAGTTTGGAACATGGTGGCTCTCTCAGTCATCTTCATGGTGTGTGTTCTGCTCGTCTTCATCGTCTGCAGGCAGCCCGAGAGCCGAACGCCACTGTCCTTCAAG GTCCCCCTGGTGCCCTTCATCCCAGTCATCAGCATGTTTGTCAATGTTTACCTGATGATGCAGCTGGATAGAGGCACCTGGGTTAGGTTTTCAGTCTGGATGGCCATAG gTTTGGTGATCTACTTCTGCTACGGCATTCGTCACAGCACAGAGGGCTCCGCATCCCACTCCCCTTTAGCCACCGAGATGAACGGTTTAAAGCTGGAGCACGAACTAGAAACCATGGCGACAGAAAAAGAGGCCTTTCTGCACGACGGCATTGACGTTCGGGAAGAAAACGGCAGAGATTTGTAG
- the LOC101154797 gene encoding high affinity cationic amino acid transporter 1 isoform X2: MALQALIHFGKQLLRVKVVNGNSEDSRLSRCLDTFDLVALGVGSTLGAGVYVLAGAVARDNSGPAIVLSFLIAASASVLAGLCYAEFGARVPKTGSAYLYSYVTVGELWAFITGWNLILSYIIGTSSVARAWSATFDELIGKHIEQFCRTYMSMSAPGVLAEYPDMFAVFIIFTLTGLLAFGVKESAMVNKVFTCINVLVLLFMVVSGLVKGTIKNWQINPEEILNGTFTSNSSQNQTEVLPTKEILGAGGFMPFGFTGVLSGAATCFYAFVGFDCIATTGEEVKNPQRAIPIGIVSSLLICFVAYFGVSAALTLMMPYYLLDSNSPLPVAFKYVGWGGAKYAVAVGSLCALSTSLLGSMFPLPRVIFAMARDGLLFSFLARISERKAPVNSTVAAGVMSAIMAFLFDLKDLVDLMSIGTLLAYTLVAACVLVLRYQPEHPSHMYETVSDDLSDGISVPSMGMLPGVEERFSFHNLLFPDHPDPSTLSGFTVNICTSALGLLILAFSILAVQAGIAVWNMVALSVIFMVCVLLVFIVCRQPESRTPLSFKVPLVPFIPVISMFVNVYLMMQLDRGTWVRFSVWMAIGLVIYFCYGIRHSTEGSASHSPLATEMNGLKLEHELETMATEKEAFLHDGIDVREENGRDL, translated from the exons ATGGCTTTGCAGGCTCTCATACACTTTGGTAAACAGCTGCTAAGGGTAAAGGTGGTCAACGGAAACTCGGAAGACTCTCGTCTGTCCAGATGTCTCGACACCTTCGACCTGGTTGCCCTCGGCGTCGGTAGCACGCTTGGCGCTGGAGTTTACGTGCTCGCCGGTGCAGTTGCACGAGACAATTCAG GCCCGGCTATCGTGTTGTCCTTCCTGATAGCAGCTTCGGCCTCTGTGTTGGCGGGTCTTTGCTATGCCGAATTTGGAGCACGTGTTCCTAAAACGGGTTCCGCTTACCTTTACTCCTATGTGACCGTGGGAGAACTTTGGGCCTTCATCACTGGATGGAACCTCATCCTCTCTTACATCATCG GAACATCCAGCGTGGCACGGGCGTGGAGCGCAACATTTGATGAGTTGATAGGGAAGCACATCGAGCAGTTTTGCAGGACATACATGTCCATGAGTGCGCCGGGAGTTCTGGCTGAGTACCCTGacatgtttgctgttttcatcATATTCACTCTGACAG GTCTCCTGGCGTTCGGAGTGAAAGAATCAGCGATGGTCAACAAGGTCTTCACATGTATCAACGTTCTAGTCCTGTTGTTCATGGTGGTCTCTGGCCTGGTCAAGGGCACTATCAAGAACTGGCAGATCAACCCTGAAGAGATCCTCAATGGCACCTTTACAAGCAACTCAAGTCAGAA TCAGACTGAGGTTCTTCCAACCAAGGAGATCTTAGGAGCAGGTGGCTTCATGCCGTTTGGTTTCACAGGCGTCCTCTCAGGAGCTGCTACCTGTTTCTATGCCTTTGTAGGGTTTGATTGCATTGCTACAACAG GTGAGGAGGTGAAGAACCCGCAGAGAGCCATCCCTATCGGAATCGTGTCCTCGCTGCTCATCTGCTTTGTGGCCTACTTTGGCGTCTCTGCCGCCCTCACCCTCATGATGCCGTACTACCTCCTGGACAGCAACAGCCCTCTGCCTGTTGCATTTAAATACGTGGGCTGGGGAGGAGCCAAGTATGCTGTGGCTGTGGGCTCGCTGTGTGCTCTGTCTACCAG TCTGTTGGGTTCCATGTTCCCCCTTCCCCGTGTTATCTTTGCCATGGCTCGGGATGGCCTACTCTTCTCCTTCTTGGCCCGCATCAGCGAGAGGAAAGCCCCCGTCAATTCCACTGTTGCAGCTGGGGTTATGTCTG CTATCATGGCATTTCTGTTTGACCTAAAAGACCTTGTGGACCTAATGTCTATTGGAACTCTGCTGGCCTACACATTAGTTGCTGCCTGTGTGCTGGTTTTGAG GTACCAGCCTGAACACCCCAGTCACATGTATGAAACTGTCAGTGATGACTTGAGCGATGGCATCAGCGTCCCCAGCATGGGCATGCTGCCCGGTGTGGAGGAGAGGTTCAGTTTCCATAATCTGCTCTTTCCAGACCACCCCGACCCTTCGACGCTGTCCGGCTTCACCGTCAACATTTGTACCTCTGCTTTAG GGTTGTTGATCCTAGCCTTCAGCATACTGGCGGTTCAGGCAGGCATTGCAGTTTGGAACATGGTGGCTCTCTCAGTCATCTTCATGGTGTGTGTTCTGCTCGTCTTCATCGTCTGCAGGCAGCCCGAGAGCCGAACGCCACTGTCCTTCAAG GTCCCCCTGGTGCCCTTCATCCCAGTCATCAGCATGTTTGTCAATGTTTACCTGATGATGCAGCTGGATAGAGGCACCTGGGTTAGGTTTTCAGTCTGGATGGCCATAG gTTTGGTGATCTACTTCTGCTACGGCATTCGTCACAGCACAGAGGGCTCCGCATCCCACTCCCCTTTAGCCACCGAGATGAACGGTTTAAAGCTGGAGCACGAACTAGAAACCATGGCGACAGAAAAAGAGGCCTTTCTGCACGACGGCATTGACGTTCGGGAAGAAAACGGCAGAGATTTGTAG